One Natrinema longum genomic window, TGTCCGTGTCTCCTTCCGAAATATAGTTCTCGTCTTGGAACTCCAGGTCGACTTCGGTCTTCGTTCCGAAATCACCGATCCCGCCGAGCATCTGTAGCATGATTCCCAGCGACATCACGCCGACGATGAGTGCGATTACGAGTCTGATCGGTAGCCCCTCTATCGCCCGGTCGTCGTCGACGAACGAGCGCGTGGGACTCGAGAGTGATAGCGTGGGTATCGGTCGTTGTTTCGAACCCATACCCTGGTTGGCCGCCCCTTTCCATTTAAACCCAAGATCGAAACTTCAAATATGATAGGGGCTGAGACGGACTATGGGTTTCGTCATCGGACGCGGCGCTGACGCTGCAACGGAGCAGGCCGGTCACGTGGGTCGGTATCGGGCACTCGACGGTAGTCAGGGAACCAAGCTTTACCTCGACCTCGATGGTCCCCACGCGACGTTGATCGTCGGAAAGCGCGGCTACGGAAAGTCGTTCACGATGGGCGTCGTCGCCGAGGAACTCGCCCGCGCGGCGGGGGTCACACCGGTAGTTATCGACCCGATGGGGGTCTTTTCGACGCTCGCAGAACCCGCCGACGGCGAGGCGGTCCCCGTCGAAGTGGTCGACGAGCCGGCAGTTTCAGCCGACGTGCTCGGCCCGCGGTCGTGGTGTTCATTGCTCGGGCTCTCCGCCGAGACCGGTGCCGGCGCACTCGTCTGGGAAGCCGCCCAGCAGCACCCGACGCTCGCGGACATGCGCCGCCACGTCGAGCAAAGCGACGCGCCGGACACCGACAGACGGTCCGCAGTCAACCACATCGATCTCGCGGATACGTGGGGCGTGTTCGACCCAGACGGACTCGACGCCAGCACCCTCGCCAGCACCGAGATCACGGTGGTAGACGTTTCCGGGCTCGACTCCGCACCGATGAACGCCGTCTGCCGGGGGATCGCCGAGGCGCTCTACCGGGCACGCGTCGACGACCGCATCGATCGCCTCCCGTGGCTGTTGATCGACGAGGCACACACCTTCTTCGACGGCATCGCGGAGGACGCCCTGCACACGGTGCTCACGCGTGGGCGAGCACCGGGCGTCAGTCTCGTACTGGCGACCCAGCGTCCGAGCGCCGTCTCGGAAATCGCGATCTCTCAGTCCGATGTCCTGGTGTCACACCGACTGACCGCAGGGGCGGATCTCGAGGCGTTGAACGCCGCCCAGCCGACGTACATGAACGACTCGTTCGACGAGCGGCTCCCGACCGACCCCGGCGAAGTGGTCGTGATCGACGACGCGACCGAAACGATCCACGCTGCCCAGATCCGGGCCCGTGATACGCCACACGGCGGCGGGAGCCCGAGCGCACGCGAACTCGCCGATCACGAGTGATCGATCGGTGGTCGGATAGCGTGTCGGTACCGATCGAGTGGTGCAGTTTCGACCGTCCGAATTTAAATATGATACTGCGGGAAGGACGGCCATGACGGACATCGAGCGACTCGAGCAGCGCCTGTCGGCCGTCGAGCGCGTCGTCGTCGACGGCGACGTAACGTTCGCGGAACTGTCGGAACTGACCTCGCTGGCGGAAACCGTCGCCGAACTCGAAACGCGTCTCGAGGAACAGGACCGACGGATCGCCGACCTCGAAGCGACCGTTCAGTCGATCGAAGGGTACGTTGGGAACGTGGAGTCGATCAACGACGACGTCGAACGCCACGCCGCGTCGGCGGTTGCGACGGTCGACCGATTCGAACGCCGAATGGATAAACTCGAGGTCGAACTCGACGATCTCCAGGGTGGGCTACTCGATACGGAACCGGAAGCTCCCGAGAGAGACGAGGATGTAACCGATGGAACGGCCACCGAGACTACCAACGCGGACGGCGAACCGACGGTCTTCACGTTCGGTGAGAGCGGACTCGAGGAACCCGACGACGCCGAAGGAGAGCCGGAACGATCGGTCGAAGGGATCGTCGACGGGACTGGCACGTCGCGGTCGATCGTCGACGATGGTGCGGACCGACCGGCCTCATCCGCGAATCAGTCGACCGTCGATTCGGCGCTCGGTGAGAGTGACTCGGCCACGAACGGACCCGCGACGGACGAGGACGACGGCGGATTGGTGGGGTCGCTGCGGTCACGGCTCCTATGATTCGGTACGTAGTAGCAGTGTTGCTGGCGGTGGCAGTCCTGAGCGTTGCGGGAGTCGCACTCGAGGACGGCGCAGACGACAATACGGACCGCCAGCTACAGACCGGGATTTCCGACATCGAAGGGGCAGCGGTCGACCTGACGGAGAACGAAGAACTCTCACCGGCTGGCCATCCCGATCCACGGCGTGTCGTCGAGGTAACCGTCCCGGCCGGTTCGCTCACGGCAACGGGCGTCACACACTTCGAGATCGAACCGGTACGCAAAGCAGACATGAGTATCGCGCGATACGTCCTGGACGACGGAACGAGAAAGCAGGAATTCATCGACGAACCGATCGTCTACCATGATCCGACCGACAACCGAACGACCGCGATCGGCGGGAGCGGGAAACGGACGCTCAGACTAGCGCTTTTGCCCGACGAGAACGGCGATCCGGTCGTCGTCGCAGCGCCGCCGGACTGGGAGAAGTAGCGATCGAGCGTCAGTTTCGAACCCGTGTGAGGCCGTGAGCGATCCCGCGGGAGAGTTGTGGTTTAAATGAGAAGGCGAGTCCAAACGGGGTATGTCTACGGACGACTCCGGCCGACTGGTGCGGACGTTCCTCCCGGGGATCGGGTTCGAGAGACTGTTCGGGGACGCGGCGGCTCGAGGTCGATGCGACTGCGAGATGGCGTTCGACGACCGGACGATCCACGTCGACGCGTCGGAGTGCAGCGGCAATCTCGTCGAGTCACCTGATTGCCGCCACTCGGTCGTCGAGATGCTATCGGAACGAGAGATGGAGTCGATCGTCGTCAGTTCGGACGGATTGAAATACCGGTACGACCGGGACGAGACGGACTTTCTGGGAGCGGCCGGACGGTTCATCGAGTTACTCGGATCACGCGACGAGGTGCTCGCACGCGATGTCGCCCGGGATCCACTCGGTGCTGCCGCGGGGCTCGATAGTCGGGTCGACGAGATCGGTGATGTGGCCCTCGAGTCCGGGCTGCTGGAGGTCGTTGCGGGGGTCGACGGATACACGGACGTGTTGTCTCCCCGCGTCGGGGTCGGGATCGCGAACTACTTTATCGATCGGACGATCGACGAGACGGCCCGACTCGTCGATATCAGGGAGCTCGAGACCGGGAGTACGACCCGAATTTACGAGCGAGCGGACCGACTCCCGCTGTACGAGCTCGATGTCGTCGACCTCTCGCTGTCGCCGGAGGAACGCGAGTTGGTGATCGATGGCTACGAGGCGATCGCCGAAGGATGGGTGGACGGCGACCGCGCACCCTCGCGGGCGATCGAGTTCGTCTCGGAGGAACCGGTCGATCCGACGTTGACGACGGTATTGGAGAAACACACCGAAGGGTACGGTATTCTTGAGGACCTGTTCGCCGATTCGGCGGTGACCGACGTCTACGTCACGTCGCCGGTGACCGCGAACCCGCTTCGGGTCGAACTCGATGGGGAAGCCATGGAGACGAACGTCCACCTCACCGAGACGGGTGCGAAAGCGCTGGCATCGCGGGTCAGGCGAACGAGCGGGCGAGCCTTCTCGCGTGCGAAACCGACCGTCGACGCGACGGCGTCGCTGGCGAACGGTCGCGGACTCCGGATCGCAGGCGTCACCGATCCCGTCGCGGACGGGACCGCCTTCGCCTTCCGCGAACAGTCCGACGACAGGTTTACACTGCCGGGATTAGTGGCGAACGGAACGATGCCGGCGGCAGCCGCGGGCTTTCTCTCGACGGCGATCGAACGGAACGCCGCGACGTTGATCGCCGGGACCCGCGGGGCCGGGAAGACGACGCTGCTCGGGACGTTGCTCTACGAGGTAACGCCGGATACACGCACGGTGATTATCGAAGATACCCCCGAACTGCCCGTCAGTCCGTTGCAATCGGTCGGCCGGGACGTTCAGGCGCTCCGGACCGGTACCAGCCGCGGGCCGGAGATTTCACCAGCCGACGCGCTCCGGACGGCGCTCCGGCTTGGTGACGGTGCGCTGGTAGTCGGGGAGATCCGCGGTGAAGAGGCCCGCGTTCTTTACGAAGCGATGCGAGTCGGGGCAAACGCGAACGCCGTCCTCGGAACGATCCACGGGGACGGCGCTGACGACGTCTACGAGCGTGTCGTCTCAGATCTCGATGTCGAACCCTCCTCGTTCGGTGCGACGGACCTGGTAGTCACGGTCCAGGCCTATCGGACACCCGAAGGACGGAGTCGACGGATCGCTCGTATTGAGGAGGTGCTCGGCACTGGCGACGACATTCGGTTCGAATCCCTCTACGAACTCGACGGAACCGAGACGGCATCGACCGGTCGAATCGACCGAGGGAAGAGTCGCTACGTCCAGGCGATGAGTGGGCCGACCGAGGAATACGCCGATGTCAGACGAGCCATTGTCGAGCGGGAAGAACTGATGAGGGAACTCGCAGAAGACGGGCGAGTTTCGCCGTCGGAAGTGGCCGCCGCGTACGCTACCCGATAGTAACGAGGTGAGAGAATGACGATACTGATGACGGCGATGGTCGTTCGCGTGCTCGCCGGTCTCTACCCTTACGACGTCGAGGCGAGCAGGGAACTCATCGACTCGATTCGATTCGTCGGTGCCCCATACGACGCCGAGACGGTCGTCAAGGCCGGATACGGTGCGGGATTCGCTGCTGCGTTCGTGCCAGTCCCGCTCCTACTCGTAAACGTGTCGATACCGTTCATCGCTGTCTTCGTACTCACGGCGTCGTTCGGGTCGGCCCACGCGATCCACTCCTGGCCACACCTCCAGGCGGCGTTCCGGCGGACGGAGGCGCTGGGCGAGACGCCGAATCTCATCGGGCGAGCGGTGTTGCGGATGCAGATCCAACCCTCGCTCGAGAACGCGGTCAGGTTCGCCGCTGAAACCGGTGACGGACCGCTGGCGCGGAGCCTCGGCGTACACGTCAACCGGTCGAAAGGGACGCCGTACGCCGGGTTGCTGTCGTTCGCCGACGAGTGGGCCGAACACTTCCCGGCGCTTCGACGCTCGTCGACGCTGCTCGCGACCGCACAGGACGCCCCGGAAGGGGAGCGCGCGCGCACGCTCGATCGCTCCCTGTCTGCCATTCTCGATGGGACTCGAAACCGGATGGCGGAGTTCACGGCGTCGATCAGGGCACCGACTACCATGCTCTTTGCTTTCGGTATTCTGCTTCCGATGGCGCTGATCGCGATCGTTCCCGTGGCACCGATGGCCGGTGTCGATCTCAACATCTGGATGTTCGTGCTCCTGTACAACGTGGTGTTGCCGGCCGTACTGATCGCTGCGTCGTTGTGGTTACTCGTGCGCCGACCCGTTGCGTTTCCGCCGCCGAAAATCGATCACGATCATCCCGACCTCCCCGACCACCTCTGGCTCCGAGCCGGTTGGGGGCTCGTCGCCGGCGGGGTAGTCTATACCGCCATCGAACTATTCGGACCCGCGTACCTCTCCGCGGTCGTCGCGGGGGGAGTCGGTATCGGCGTTGCCCTGCTGGCAGTCTACCGGCCGACCCTCGAGATTCGGACCCACGTTCGTGACGTCGAAACGCATCTGACCGACGCACTGTACATCGTTGGCCGACAGGTCGCCGAGGGTGAGTCCGTCGAGTCCGCGATCGAACTCGCCGCCGATCGGGTCCCCGCGGAAACCGGCGACGTGTTCGAACACGCCGCTGGCGTTCAGCGTCGTCTTCACACGGGCGTCGAAGAGGCGTTCCTCGGACCCTACGGTGCGTTGCGAAACGTTCCGAGTCAGCGTGCACGCAGCATGGCCGCGTTGCTCGCGATCGCCGGCGAAGAAGGGAAGCCGGCCGGTCGCGCCATCGTTTCGATGGCCGACCACCTCGAGGAACTCGAGAACGTCGAAGCCGAGACGAAGCGGTCACTCATTAAGGTCACCAGTACGCTCGACAACACCGCGGCGTACTTCGGTCCAATGGTCGGCGGTGCCACGGTCGGCATGGCGGGGATGCTCACGACGGAGGACTTCGCGACCAGCGACAGACTCGGCGACGCGACCACGATACCGGTCGAACAACTCGGAGTCGTCATCGCGATCTATCTGATCATGCTGGTGGTCATTCTGACGCCGCTGTCGTACGCACTCCGCCACGGGATGGACCGAACGCTGTTCGGATACCACGTCGGCCGTGCGCTGCTCTCGTCGATGCTACTGTTCGTGGTGACCGTTTCGATGATCGATGTCGTGTTGCTCGATCCCGTCTGAGCGTGCCCTCACCCGCGATCGGCTCGACTCGAGTTTCGGCTTTATTGTACTCTTGTACAAACTCGATTTTAAATAAGAAGGGGCGAGCAGAGGGAGTATGGATTTCGAAGCCCCGGTCGACGGGTGGTACGTCCACGTCGCCATGGTCATCGCCAGCATCACGTTCGCGGGAATCGCGCTCGGTATCCCGTCGATGCCACCGCCGGACGCACAGCGGGGAGCGAACACGATCGAGGGGGTGACAGGGAGCGAGTACGCCGCCAGCGCATCGTACGAGCACGACGCGGCGGTGGTGACGATCGATCACGAGACCATCACGATGGAAAACGAGTACGGAAGTTCCCACGCGAGGTTCGCGTACGGAACCGTCGTCCCGGTCAACGGATACGACCGACTCGAGAACGTCACGCACGGCCGATCGTTCGAGGACGAATTCGGGGCCGAACTCGAGGATCCACACACCGATGCGACGGGCGAGTTCTTCGCCCTGGTCGAGGCTGCCGATGTCGAAAACACGGGCACGGAGCTAGCTGCCAACGGGGAGATCGTCACTCGGAGGGTGGCTGTCGAAGAGGACTCGACAGTCGGGATCGAGGCGAAAGCGACGAACAACGATGCTCTCGCGCAGGACCTCGCAGACGAGGACGACGATCTCGACGAGGAGGACATCGAGATCCCCGGAACCGTCCGCGTCAGGGTCGACGGCACCGCCGATAGCGACACCAACGTTCAGGTCGATGGGACGGAGCTAACGGAAACGATCGACGTCGACGATTCGGAGGGGTGGTTCAAAGCGACGGTAACTGGGTTCACGTGCAACCGGGGTGGGTTCTGGTGTGACGATACCCCAGACATCGACGCGATCGACTACGACTTTGCGCCGTTTCCCGGACTCGAAGAGGGCGATACCGAGACCGTGACGCTTGTCGACGGCGATCTCGATGCTGTCACCGATAGCGACGAGGACGAAGTGACGATCTGGACCGGCACGTACGATCTCGAGATCACCGTCGTCGGGGCGGACTTCGAGGATTGCCACGGAACGATCGACGAAGCGGGCGAGTGGACCGAAATCTGCGGTCCCAGCCTGACTTCAGAGGAGTTCGACGACCCACACTGGCACGAGAATCGTGGAGGTGTTCGGTATGTCACGCTCGTCACCGTCTAGGGCACAGACCGAACCGCTCGCGGCGATCTGTGCCGTCTCGATATTCGCCATCGCCCTCGGCCTCTACGCCGTGGCGGCCCACCCGATCCTCCCAGGATCGAGCGAGCAGGCGACAGCGGATCGGACGATCGACTACGTCTGGGACGACATCGAGGAGGACGGCGTGTTCAACGCCGCCGATAGCGCCGACGACATCGACGATCACATCGCGGGCAGCTCGCTCCCGGCAGGGTCGACGGTGTCCGTGACCGTGACCGTGATCGACCACGGCGGCGAACAGCGGATCGCCGGGACAACGTTCCCGTCGGGATATCCGGACGAGACGGATGCGTCCGACATCGCCGAACTCGAACGATACATCGACGAAGAGGGTGTCCCCGATCGTGCGAGCGTCGCGACCAGGTCGATCCCGGTTGCGGTGGTCAGTCGGGCAGACATCCGCTCCGGAACGCTCCGGGTGAGCGTATGGTAAATCGCGATCGGGGGATTTCGACGGTGATGGACGTATCGCTGGCGCTTCTGATCATCAGCGCGACCGTGTTGCTGATCGGACTCTACCTGCAGAGTGACGACGACCCGATCGACGGAGATCGTGGTGACCAGGCGTTGCAAACCCTGTCCGGATCGACAGTGACGATCACGTACGACGTAAGCGAAGAAAACGAGTCAGGGTATGCAGCCACTGACAGTGACCACTACGACACTCCGGACGACCTCGAACCGGACGACGTGAACGAACTGTACGAGATCACGACGTACGGTTCGGCAACGGATCTCCTCGGCGAGGCAGCGATGACGAATCTCCAGATCGAGGGAACTGAATTATTCGCGTACGGACACGATGTCGAACGGTCGGTGGACGGAGCGATTCGCGGACGGTTGGTCGGAAGCGAGGGGACGGTCTATGCAGTCGCCACCTGGGAGCCCTACGACGGTGCCTCGATCAACGGCACGGCGACCGCCGGTGAGCGACCACCCCGAACCGAGGACGTCTCGAGTTCGACGACGGAGGTTTCGGCGACCGTTCGATCGGTCGACTCCGAGCGGTTGGCAACCCTGTTCGAGCAGGGGGAGGAGGCTTCTCCCCACCGCAGTGAGATCGACGATGGCTTCGACCTCGTCGGCGAGGAAATCGCTTCCGCGATGGTCGAGGGCTACTTCCCGCCCGAGCAGACTCAATATACGCTCGAGTCGTCGTTGATGGAGCATGCAGTGACGCTGTACAACTATCGGCGAATAGCCGATGCCGCGGCTGTCGATATCGAGGACGATATAACGGGGACGAAGCCGGATGCAATCGATGCAAACGACCACCTCGTGAACGGCGATCGCGGTGCCGAAACGGGACTCGCGAGGATTATTGCCGACGATCTTCGTACCAGTCCGGCTGGCGAAGAGATTCGAACGACCTACGACGAATTCGGCGACGAGCTGACCCCCGCCGAGGAAACGGCACTCGAGGAAACGTTCGAGGAGGAAGTATCGACCGGAACGATCGAGATCACCGTCCAAACGTGGGAATGATGACAGGAGCGGATCAACGAAAACGGGATGCAACGGTTACGATCGCGGAGCGTGGACACGTTCCGTTTGCGGTAATCGCGGTCCTGTTGCTCGTCGTGAGCGTCGCGACCATCGTGATGCTCGAACGGCGATCCGAACCGAGGATCGACCGCGACGCCGAACTCGTCATGGATCGGACCGAAACCGCAGCACAGGCTGAATTTCGAGCCGCCGTCCTCGAGGCGACCCATCAGGCCGGTGGGGCACCGATCAACACGACCACTGGAAGCAACGTGGACGGGATTTCGTCCGCGTCAGACCAATCCGGGGCGTTTCGTGAGTACGTGAAACTACTGATCTATCTGCGAGCTGTCGAGCGAATACCCGCGGCTGATCAGTCCGTCGGTCCGGATTCTCGCTCGACGGTTGCTCTGGAGCCAGTCGCTGCCGATCCGGACGACGGAGAACTCAGCCCCGACGAGGCCATCGAGAAGGTCGAACTCGAGATCGGCTCCTTCGACGACGACGTCGAACAGGGGACGGTCACCGCGACGATTCACGATGTCGAATTCGGCGGCCACGTCGATGGTGAAGAGCTCCCAGCTGAAACACGATCGATCAGCGTCAGCGTCGGAACGCCGGTGTTCGAACTGAACGAGAAGATGAACGAATACGAATCGAAACTCAACAAGGGATTCTTCGAGTCCGAGGAAGACGGGATGCCGGACCCGACCACCCTCGACGGGCTCGGGCAGGAGATGGCTGCTCGACAGTATCCGATCGCATACATGAAAGCGAGTTGGAACCGGTTCGGGAACAAGACGGTAACGCCTGAAGACCACGACTTTACGGAGACGATCGGGACGGACCACACCGAGGTACTCACCAACCACGCGATCTACTCGGTCCAGGAGGACACCTTCGGGACGCGCGACCCTGACGCCGATCGAGCGATGCGCCCGCAGTACCTGTGTATGTCACTTGATTTCACGACGACGATCAGCGGCGTCGATCCCGAGATCGACATGAACGATGTCGTTCCGAGTAACAATACCACGTTCTCCGAGGACCTCAATGATCACATGGAGCAGCTGAATGAAACCGGTCCCGACGGCGAGATGCCGGACAATATGACAATCCCGGTGAACCAAAACGTCAACTTCAGAGAGGAGCTGTGTAACGAAGGCGGGGTTCTCAACGACTGGATCTTCGGCGACGAGGCAACTGGTGAGCTTCCAGAGGTGCCACCGCTTTCGGAACTGATCAAGGACGGTACCGACAGCATGGGTGTGGCCGAGCAGGAGATCGAACTGCCGGTCGAGTCGGTCGCCGAAGCCACGTATATCGAGTACAAACTCGAGAGCCCCCGGGATCCCGCCTCGTATCTCGAGGGGAAATCGTCGGACATGAAATCCGACATACGGAGCGCAGGAGGTGATGTAGATCACGACGTCTCGAGTAGTCTTCCCATCGAGGAGTCCGAGGAGTACGACGGGAGTGTCCACGACATTCGTGACGAACTCTACGAACTGGACATCATAGTCGATCGAGAGGCCACGGCCGGTTCGGTACCGGAACCGGATCCGCCCAGCGGAGACTGGCATCGATCCAGAAGCGAGGACGAGGAGCGCGTTACCGACATCACCGTCGACAGCGTCTCCCACACCCCGCAACCCGACGGCAAGACGTACGACCGAGAGATTCACAGTATCACGGCTGATGCGACGGTCGACGTCGCAGTCACCCGCGGGTACGAGAAAACGGAAAACAACGAAACCGTGACGACGACGGTGACGGAAAGCGACAGCGTCGACGTCGACGCAACGGTGACGATCGACGCCGCGTACGGCTTCCGGGCCGGTGGCGTATACTACGAAGCCTACGACGACTTCCAGGTCGAACCGGATCCGATCGCAACCGACTACGGGACCCACGAAAACGTCACCTTCCGGACCGGCTTCGAGAACGCACTCGTCGAGGTCACGAGCGCGAGTGAGTACAGTACTGCAGAAACCGAGATTGCGACCCAACTCGAGTCGGACCTCGGAAACAGTGATCCGAACGCACTCGAGCAGACGGCCAAAGACAGCATCGGGGAAGAGCACGACAGAGTGCTCGATTCCAGCGACGTCATTCCGGACGAACGGGAGAGGATCTCCGAAACGCTCGACGAGGAACTCGAGGACGTCCACGAGAACTTCACGGCCGACTGGAAGGCAGATCCGCTTCGGATCAAGATCAACGAGCTGGCCGACGACGAGTCACCGCCGGAGAAGGTAAAGGAACACATCAAAGCGGAGTACGAGGACGAGTACGTCGACGATGGACCCTACGAGACGCCCGAATCGATGGCAAAACAACAGATTCGAAAAGCGTACTTCGATCGGCTCTACTACTGGCTCGAGCAGTTCGACGGCGAGTACAGCGGCCAGATGGAGGAGTTCAACGACAAAATCGACGACAACACCGAGGGGCAGGTCGACGATTTGAACGAGGTCCTGGGTTACGTGCAGGGACTGGCGAACGCGGACTACGACCCCGATCCGGCCGACCTCGAGGGGTCGCCGGTTCACGACGACGCCCAGTACGAGATATCGGGATCGCCGACGTATTTGACCGCGACGGAAGTCGAACGCGACCACGTCTCAGCCGTTCGCGCGAGCAACGAATCGATCATGGACACCGACAGTGACGCCCACCATCACCCGATGGCGATCCAGACGCACAACCGCGCCCCCTGGCCGGGCATCCCCGCCCTCTTTTACATGCCGGACAAGTGGTACATCACGATTAACTTCTGGCGCGTCGACGTCGCGGGTGAGTACGCCCGTCTCGAGGTAAGTTCGACGATCGGCGATCCGTCCGACAGCAACCGGTTGACCTACGTCGCCGAGGAGAGCCCCGTCGAAGTCGAACTCTCCGACGGCTCGAGCGTTCAGGTCGGCAGAAACGAGGCGGTCGACTTCGAGACCGGCACGGAGGTAATCGTGGTTATGCCGGGTGCGATCGTGAAAAAGGGTGGGCCGATTCCTGCTGTTGCTGATGGGGATTTTCATTCCCAAGGAACAACCTATTGTACGGAAACT contains:
- a CDS encoding DUF7286 family protein → MTGADQRKRDATVTIAERGHVPFAVIAVLLLVVSVATIVMLERRSEPRIDRDAELVMDRTETAAQAEFRAAVLEATHQAGGAPINTTTGSNVDGISSASDQSGAFREYVKLLIYLRAVERIPAADQSVGPDSRSTVALEPVAADPDDGELSPDEAIEKVELEIGSFDDDVEQGTVTATIHDVEFGGHVDGEELPAETRSISVSVGTPVFELNEKMNEYESKLNKGFFESEEDGMPDPTTLDGLGQEMAARQYPIAYMKASWNRFGNKTVTPEDHDFTETIGTDHTEVLTNHAIYSVQEDTFGTRDPDADRAMRPQYLCMSLDFTTTISGVDPEIDMNDVVPSNNTTFSEDLNDHMEQLNETGPDGEMPDNMTIPVNQNVNFREELCNEGGVLNDWIFGDEATGELPEVPPLSELIKDGTDSMGVAEQEIELPVESVAEATYIEYKLESPRDPASYLEGKSSDMKSDIRSAGGDVDHDVSSSLPIEESEEYDGSVHDIRDELYELDIIVDREATAGSVPEPDPPSGDWHRSRSEDEERVTDITVDSVSHTPQPDGKTYDREIHSITADATVDVAVTRGYEKTENNETVTTTVTESDSVDVDATVTIDAAYGFRAGGVYYEAYDDFQVEPDPIATDYGTHENVTFRTGFENALVEVTSASEYSTAETEIATQLESDLGNSDPNALEQTAKDSIGEEHDRVLDSSDVIPDERERISETLDEELEDVHENFTADWKADPLRIKINELADDESPPEKVKEHIKAEYEDEYVDDGPYETPESMAKQQIRKAYFDRLYYWLEQFDGEYSGQMEEFNDKIDDNTEGQVDDLNEVLGYVQGLANADYDPDPADLEGSPVHDDAQYEISGSPTYLTATEVERDHVSAVRASNESIMDTDSDAHHHPMAIQTHNRAPWPGIPALFYMPDKWYITINFWRVDVAGEYARLEVSSTIGDPSDSNRLTYVAEESPVEVELSDGSSVQVGRNEAVDFETGTEVIVVMPGAIVKKGGPIPAVADGDFHSQGTTYCTETWREVGPEANTQSC